A region of the Mesotoga sp. UBA6090 genome:
ACCCAACATTAATTACCATTCAGGTGCAGCGTGCTTCGCCGCGTTTTAATGGAATCCCTGTAGTATTCAAAACTCGTCTTTGGGATGCGTTTCAGATCATTATTATAATACAATAATACCAGGCCAAAGCTCTTCGAATAACCACGCGCCCATTCGAAATTATCCATCAAAGTCCAGACAAAACAACCTCTTAAATCCACCCCTCCTTTTATTGTATTAAGAGCAGCTGAAAAATGCTCTCTCAGATACTCAGTTCTACAATAATCAACGGAGC
Encoded here:
- a CDS encoding family 1 glycosylhydrolase — its product is MRYRERYCGQRHVVGCSVDYCRTEYLREHFSAALNTIKGGVDLRGCFVWTLMDNFEWARGYSKSFGLVLLYYNNDLKRIPKTSFEYYRDSIKTRRSTLHLNGN